From Alienimonas californiensis, a single genomic window includes:
- a CDS encoding trimeric intracellular cation channel family protein, whose amino-acid sequence MVQIIEYAAVVSAAIYAVGLASRHGMDAVGTLALAVIVSFGGGTLRDLLLDRHPLFWIARERYVVVVAFIVTIGVLAPRRVARLEGWLRVPDALGLGTFAITGVVIARQEGAGPLVSALLGVVTGTFGGVMGEVVCNRVPSLFKPSTPLYASCAFVGAWCFLIPVQLGADPRAVQPFAVAAIVVLRLIAVRRQWKLKPVGDSVAPTAEEDLAPVDVHPRRAAALRKKRANRRRLRR is encoded by the coding sequence TTGGTTCAGATCATCGAATACGCCGCGGTCGTCAGCGCGGCGATCTACGCGGTGGGGCTGGCCTCCCGGCACGGGATGGACGCGGTCGGCACGCTGGCGCTGGCGGTGATCGTCTCGTTCGGCGGGGGCACGCTGCGGGACCTGCTGCTCGATCGGCACCCGCTGTTCTGGATCGCCCGGGAGCGGTACGTCGTGGTCGTGGCGTTCATCGTCACGATCGGCGTGCTGGCCCCGCGGCGGGTGGCCCGTTTGGAGGGCTGGCTGCGGGTTCCGGACGCGTTGGGGCTGGGCACGTTCGCGATTACGGGGGTGGTCATCGCCCGTCAGGAGGGCGCCGGCCCGCTGGTCAGCGCCCTGCTGGGCGTGGTGACGGGCACCTTCGGCGGGGTGATGGGCGAGGTGGTCTGCAACCGCGTGCCCAGCCTGTTCAAGCCGAGCACCCCCCTGTACGCCAGCTGCGCGTTCGTGGGGGCGTGGTGCTTCCTGATCCCGGTGCAGTTGGGCGCCGACCCAAGGGCGGTGCAGCCGTTCGCCGTCGCGGCGATCGTGGTGCTCCGGCTGATCGCGGTGCGGCGCCAGTGGAAGCTGAAGCCGGTCGGCGACTCCGTCGCGCCGACCGCCGAGGAGGACCTCGCCCCCGTCGACGTGCATCCCCGCCGCGCCGCCGCGTTGAGAAAGAAACGCGCCAACCGGCGGCGACTGCGCCGCTAG
- the cysC gene encoding adenylyl-sulfate kinase, protein MAEQKATNVTWHESRVSADDRAELMGHKSALLWFTGLSGAGKSTVANVVDHLLHQKGFHTYVLDGDNIRMGLNKNLGFSPEDRTENIRRIGEVGKLFTDAGLLTMTAFISPYREDRDQVRALFGEGKFVEVYVKASLETCEQRDPKGLYKKARAGEIKGFTGIDAPYEEPENAELTLDSDGKDVDTLANEVVDYLEQNGYLKTA, encoded by the coding sequence ATGGCCGAGCAGAAAGCCACCAACGTCACCTGGCACGAGTCCCGCGTCTCCGCGGACGACCGGGCCGAACTCATGGGGCACAAATCCGCCCTGCTGTGGTTCACCGGCCTGTCCGGCGCCGGCAAGAGCACCGTCGCCAACGTCGTCGATCACCTGCTGCACCAGAAGGGCTTTCACACGTACGTCCTCGACGGCGACAACATCCGGATGGGGCTGAATAAGAACCTCGGCTTCAGCCCCGAGGACCGCACGGAGAACATCCGCCGCATCGGCGAGGTCGGCAAGCTGTTCACCGACGCCGGCCTGCTGACGATGACCGCCTTCATCAGCCCTTACCGCGAAGACCGCGATCAGGTCCGGGCGCTGTTCGGCGAAGGCAAGTTCGTCGAGGTCTACGTCAAAGCCAGCCTCGAAACCTGCGAGCAGCGCGACCCCAAGGGCCTCTACAAGAAGGCCCGGGCGGGCGAGATCAAGGGCTTCACCGGGATCGACGCCCCCTACGAAGAGCCGGAGAACGCCGAACTGACGCTCGACAGCGACGGCAAGGACGTCGACACGCTGGCCAACGAAGTGGTGGACTACCTCGAGCAGAACGGCTACCTCAAAACCGCCTGA
- the hisG gene encoding ATP phosphoribosyltransferase gives MSDASPATPSAENGNLLKLGIPAGSLQEATSDLFRKAGYNLQITSRSYFPRIDDGEIECLLIRAQEMARYVGEGILDAGITGHDWIEETGADVVELTELVFSKASRKPVRWVLCVPESSPVQSVKDLEGKRIATEAVGLTKRYLDKHGVSAKVEFSWGATEVKPPRLADAIVEVTETGSSLRANDLRIVDEVLQSTTRLIAHPAAAADPWKRRKLDDLVLMLNGVLAAEGKVQLMMNVAKADLDAVLGVLPSLESPTISSLADADRVDVLSVVAERDVRRVMPELKAAGARWIVESPISKIIE, from the coding sequence ATGTCCGACGCCTCCCCCGCCACGCCGTCCGCCGAAAACGGCAACCTCCTCAAGCTCGGCATCCCCGCCGGTAGCCTGCAGGAGGCGACCAGCGACCTGTTCCGCAAGGCCGGCTACAACCTGCAGATCACCTCCCGCAGCTATTTCCCCCGCATCGACGACGGGGAGATCGAGTGCCTGCTGATCCGGGCCCAGGAGATGGCCCGCTACGTCGGCGAGGGCATCCTCGACGCCGGCATCACCGGCCACGACTGGATTGAGGAAACCGGCGCCGACGTCGTCGAACTGACGGAGCTGGTCTTCAGCAAGGCCTCCCGCAAGCCGGTCCGCTGGGTGCTGTGCGTGCCGGAGAGTTCCCCGGTGCAGTCCGTCAAAGACCTGGAGGGCAAGCGGATCGCCACGGAGGCCGTCGGCCTGACGAAGCGCTACCTCGACAAGCACGGCGTCAGCGCAAAGGTGGAGTTCAGCTGGGGCGCCACGGAGGTGAAGCCTCCGCGCTTGGCCGACGCGATCGTGGAGGTGACCGAAACCGGCAGCAGTTTGCGGGCGAACGACCTGCGGATCGTGGACGAGGTGCTGCAAAGCACGACCCGCCTGATCGCCCACCCGGCCGCCGCGGCGGACCCGTGGAAGCGCCGCAAGCTGGACGATTTGGTGCTGATGCTCAACGGCGTGCTGGCCGCGGAGGGCAAGGTGCAGTTGATGATGAACGTGGCGAAGGCGGACCTGGACGCGGTGCTGGGCGTGCTGCCGAGCCTGGAGAGCCCGACGATCAGCAGTCTCGCCGACGCCGACCGCGTGGACGTCCTGAGCGTCGTCGCCGAACGCGACGTCCGCCGCGTGATGCCCGAACTCAAAGCCGCCGGCGCCCGCTGGATCGTGGAGAGCCCGATCTCGAAGATTATCGAGTGA
- a CDS encoding HEAT repeat domain-containing protein: MSAALCLALLAAAPPDDGVDWVKATPQEWAVRLSVASGFGEERNGGDFAEALQELAALGPRAREAALLEILAEGGNPAGRRLYDADKAVEALAVDGVPAVIAAIVSDRAWLRKVGWRAAGRLFPRENDAVPADPALATALIAVAEPGLSDADRAVEFLEAEIFLNRVRGPAVHVALTLFDHPAPRVRSAAAEAIAVAFRRDNYRPNEEPPLSASDAAARAAGIRALRLAATDDPDPAVRTAAVESLTRLGAGSELVLDHLLVRVLAFGSESGSREVGQLFAALQALSRYPEHAAEARTVLAPHAREAVPENPREFFAAGENFEWGPDAFGFERAVGLLVQDETWRKDAIDMLGWMGPAASSELPRLVPLLGEAGAAVEANSDRWDEGEFRLFVAQTVAKIDPGHPALPDLVFPRIPEIPEDLPNDLPAEATPAERKAWLERWKKVERALWRPASVLWAMGPHAAPALPQLRPHLTRYRSERPNTAVVLAVAGAGPLPDDLLPIYAAQGHRFTVHETQWVLRSAGARALPALAAALAVASQADAEVVADPDAGMFSETIEDLYRSLESATVDRSVSLKFRLESLTKMRPADLAERRDVLTAAIVPLTRDEDLMVQGWALAALQTVRPDDPAAFLAAAADDDPRIRGAAVRALGAYGEEESVKPVLATALKDRYATVRLPAIRAWRAAGFDEESLGPLRDDPNPAVRLAARDAGAAGA, translated from the coding sequence ATGTCCGCCGCCCTGTGTCTCGCCCTGCTAGCCGCGGCCCCGCCGGACGACGGCGTCGACTGGGTAAAGGCGACCCCGCAGGAGTGGGCCGTGCGGCTGTCGGTCGCTTCCGGGTTCGGCGAGGAGAGAAACGGTGGCGATTTTGCCGAAGCGCTTCAGGAACTCGCCGCGCTCGGCCCCCGCGCCCGGGAAGCGGCGCTGTTGGAGATTCTGGCTGAAGGGGGGAATCCCGCGGGGCGCCGGCTCTATGACGCGGACAAGGCCGTCGAAGCGCTCGCCGTCGACGGAGTGCCGGCGGTCATCGCGGCGATCGTCTCGGACCGCGCGTGGCTCCGGAAGGTCGGTTGGCGGGCGGCGGGTCGACTGTTCCCAAGGGAAAACGATGCGGTTCCGGCGGATCCCGCTCTGGCCACGGCGCTGATCGCCGTCGCCGAACCTGGTCTTTCAGACGCCGACCGGGCGGTCGAGTTTCTGGAGGCCGAAATCTTTCTCAACCGCGTCCGGGGTCCGGCCGTTCACGTCGCTTTGACGCTGTTCGATCACCCCGCCCCCCGGGTGCGGTCGGCCGCGGCGGAGGCGATCGCCGTCGCGTTTCGACGGGACAATTATCGCCCCAATGAGGAACCCCCGCTGTCTGCCTCGGACGCCGCCGCCCGCGCCGCCGGCATCAGGGCGTTGCGTCTGGCGGCGACCGACGACCCGGATCCGGCCGTGCGGACCGCGGCGGTCGAGTCGTTGACCCGTCTGGGCGCGGGGAGCGAGCTTGTATTGGACCACCTGCTGGTCCGCGTGCTGGCCTTCGGGTCGGAGTCCGGCTCGCGAGAGGTGGGTCAGTTGTTTGCGGCCCTCCAAGCCCTCAGCCGCTATCCGGAGCATGCGGCGGAGGCCCGCACGGTCCTCGCCCCCCACGCCCGCGAGGCGGTCCCGGAGAACCCGCGTGAGTTCTTCGCCGCAGGAGAGAACTTCGAGTGGGGGCCGGACGCGTTCGGCTTCGAGCGGGCCGTCGGACTATTGGTGCAGGACGAGACATGGCGGAAAGACGCGATCGACATGTTGGGATGGATGGGACCGGCGGCGTCTTCCGAACTGCCGCGACTCGTCCCGCTGCTGGGCGAAGCTGGAGCCGCGGTTGAAGCGAACAGCGACCGTTGGGACGAGGGCGAGTTTCGCCTGTTCGTGGCGCAAACCGTCGCCAAGATCGACCCGGGCCATCCCGCCTTGCCGGACTTGGTATTCCCGAGGATTCCCGAGATCCCCGAGGATCTGCCGAACGACCTCCCGGCGGAGGCGACCCCGGCAGAGCGCAAAGCCTGGTTGGAGCGATGGAAGAAGGTCGAACGCGCCTTGTGGCGGCCGGCCAGCGTGTTATGGGCGATGGGGCCGCACGCCGCTCCGGCTCTGCCGCAACTTCGACCGCACCTCACCCGTTACCGATCCGAACGGCCGAACACCGCTGTCGTTCTCGCCGTCGCCGGGGCCGGACCGCTGCCCGACGACCTGCTGCCGATCTACGCGGCCCAAGGACACCGCTTCACCGTTCATGAGACGCAGTGGGTTCTGCGATCGGCCGGCGCCCGGGCGTTGCCGGCTCTCGCGGCGGCGTTGGCCGTCGCCTCTCAGGCAGACGCCGAGGTCGTCGCGGACCCGGACGCCGGGATGTTCTCCGAAACGATTGAGGACCTGTACCGTTCGCTGGAATCAGCGACGGTCGATCGGAGCGTCTCACTGAAGTTTCGGCTCGAGTCGCTCACGAAGATGCGGCCGGCGGACCTCGCCGAGCGCCGCGACGTGCTGACGGCGGCGATCGTGCCGCTGACGCGGGACGAGGACCTGATGGTGCAGGGCTGGGCGCTGGCGGCCCTGCAAACTGTGCGGCCGGACGACCCCGCCGCGTTCCTCGCCGCCGCGGCGGACGACGACCCCCGCATCCGCGGTGCCGCGGTGCGGGCGCTGGGGGCCTACGGCGAGGAGGAAAGCGTCAAACCCGTCCTCGCTACGGCGCTGAAGGACAGGTACGCCACCGTCCGGCTCCCCGCGATCCGGGCGTGGCGGGCGGCGGGGTTCGACGAGGAATCGCTTGGCCCGTTGCGGGACGATCCGAACCCGGCGGTGCGGCTCGCCGCCCGGGACGCCGGTGCGGCCGGGGCGTGA
- a CDS encoding amino acid kinase family protein → MHASAAPLVVKLGGSLLDLPDLAGRLGEVLRNEPRALVVVGGGAAADAVRDWDRSHRLGEERAHRLACEALGLTARFVSELLPGAERVSTRDAARDAWGRGATAVLDLPRFLEREEPLDGHAPPHTWDTTSDTLAAWVARRWPARRLALLKSCERRPDAVDAHFAQFAAGLEVEWVNLRALSASGGRQPAVSSKRFERADGVEHTEG, encoded by the coding sequence ATGCACGCTTCTGCCGCCCCCCTCGTCGTGAAGCTCGGCGGGAGCCTGTTGGATTTGCCGGACCTCGCGGGGCGGCTGGGGGAGGTGTTACGGAATGAACCGCGGGCGCTGGTCGTCGTCGGCGGGGGGGCGGCGGCGGACGCCGTGCGGGACTGGGACCGCTCGCACCGGCTGGGCGAGGAGCGGGCCCACCGGCTGGCCTGCGAGGCGCTGGGGCTGACGGCCCGGTTCGTGTCGGAACTGCTGCCGGGGGCGGAACGGGTTTCGACCCGAGACGCCGCACGCGACGCTTGGGGCCGGGGAGCGACCGCCGTACTCGATCTGCCGCGGTTCCTGGAGCGGGAAGAACCGCTCGACGGCCACGCCCCGCCGCACACCTGGGACACCACCAGCGACACCCTCGCCGCCTGGGTCGCCCGCCGCTGGCCCGCCCGGCGGCTCGCCCTGCTGAAAAGCTGCGAACGACGGCCGGACGCCGTCGACGCCCACTTCGCCCAGTTCGCCGCGGGGCTGGAGGTGGAGTGGGTCAATCTGCGAGCCCTGTCGGCGAGCGGGGGGCGTCAGCCCGCCGTGTCCTCGAAACGGTTCGAGCGTGCGGACGGCGTCGAACACACGGAGGGCTAA
- a CDS encoding (5-formylfuran-3-yl)methyl phosphate synthase: protein MSVRDAAEARAALAGGADVIDVKEPARGSLGRADEAVWAEVAALCGETGDSSRAAVSVALGEAAERPSLLQTPLIPPGVRWAKLGLSGLLPADAPPGRTPQWAWDWLDARFQYEAIAAEGRTFQWVAVAYADHAACGAPAPEAVLEEAVAAGCVALLVDTFHKDGRGLFAHLPDERLTTLGEQARRRGLTFALAGSLALEDLPRALGCGAEIVAVRGAACDGDRTGRISEAKVRALKSVLASGGR, encoded by the coding sequence GTGAGCGTCCGCGACGCCGCCGAGGCCCGGGCCGCCCTCGCGGGCGGGGCGGACGTGATCGACGTGAAAGAGCCCGCCCGCGGTTCCCTCGGCCGGGCGGACGAGGCCGTCTGGGCGGAGGTCGCCGCCCTGTGCGGCGAGACTGGCGATTCTTCCCGAGCCGCCGTCAGCGTCGCCCTCGGCGAGGCGGCGGAGCGGCCTTCCCTGCTTCAGACCCCGCTGATCCCCCCCGGCGTGCGGTGGGCGAAGCTGGGCCTGAGCGGTCTGCTCCCCGCCGACGCCCCGCCGGGCCGCACGCCGCAGTGGGCGTGGGACTGGCTGGACGCCCGCTTCCAATATGAAGCGATCGCCGCGGAGGGCCGCACCTTCCAATGGGTCGCCGTCGCCTACGCGGACCACGCCGCCTGCGGCGCCCCGGCGCCGGAGGCCGTGCTGGAGGAAGCGGTCGCCGCCGGTTGCGTCGCCCTGCTGGTCGACACCTTCCACAAGGACGGCCGCGGGCTGTTCGCACATCTCCCCGACGAGCGGCTGACGACGTTGGGCGAGCAGGCCCGGCGGCGGGGCCTGACCTTCGCCCTCGCCGGTTCTCTCGCCCTGGAGGACCTGCCGCGGGCGCTGGGCTGCGGGGCGGAGATCGTCGCGGTCCGCGGCGCCGCCTGCGACGGCGACCGCACCGGCCGCATCAGCGAGGCGAAGGTGCGGGCGTTGAAAAGCGTCCTGGCGAGCGGTGGGCGTTAG
- a CDS encoding DUF11 domain-containing protein, which yields MPLRPMFRTAHLPPAPPLLATGRTGLIRGGLAAALLALAPAAFAPAALAQGNSLGPATAPAAMDDLFALPIPAEPAPAKTSPVAQRPVAQRPIDASAFGVMQAGFESDGADSGIRQTSGTAAAAKVAPPAFPAAGVGRPVNDLDSFFTPSPASAPKTAAVQAAAVQSEPASEPSVTERRPAAPRSAFSAADFGFGPVTPAAATAPAGAPAAGTIRTVSGTDDPFAAMADPFSPNADSAEADGGEADGPSLAGPEPTATTADAAVESDAAVESDAAPAIAPVSAADPFAPKGPTSLPTRPNPLAEPTDAELRVAEAARTPSSRTPGFRLTEPAPVPAPAMPEPTSDELASDEPTTEEPTTEEPSTNAALVSTIGVGGVGPQHAELSATWRHAGPIRVGRVCTSVLTVSNAGPATAYGVTVTGDVSENMGLVSAEPSPEDGVDTPHPTWTFPTLAAGEQQEIRLTYSPTAVGGDEDPTQSNRLAAMVTSRLIARGAPVVTEPKLTVELEGPRDVLLGEPATQTILVSNPGTGSVDEVLIEAVLPEGLEHRGGPKRLTMNIGALSAGETKPVRLGLLTSLGGTQTITVQVRGEGGLQAETVADIEVMSPQIDLAIDGPGLRYVNRVATMMLTVSNPGDAATDNVRLGYRVPEGFEFLSADRSGTHDPAGRTVRWFLGQVEAGESVTATVNLKAVTGGEQVHRAEVSASSRAKAGAEHVTRIEGTASLALTIEDTDDPVEVGAETQYTVTISNEGTAPAKTVGLACRVPEGTEVGAVRGPAAYRTEGALILFDSLPELAPGEKEVYTLRIKGLTPGSKRFQTRLVSESISEPLIHEELTKFYGE from the coding sequence ATGCCGCTCCGACCCATGTTTCGCACGGCCCACCTGCCCCCGGCCCCCCCGCTCTTGGCGACCGGGCGCACGGGGTTGATTCGCGGCGGCCTCGCCGCGGCGCTGTTGGCCCTCGCCCCCGCCGCGTTCGCCCCGGCCGCGTTGGCCCAGGGCAATTCGCTCGGCCCGGCGACGGCCCCGGCGGCGATGGACGACCTGTTCGCCCTGCCGATCCCGGCGGAGCCGGCCCCCGCCAAGACGAGCCCGGTTGCCCAGCGCCCGGTTGCCCAGCGCCCGATCGACGCGTCCGCCTTCGGCGTGATGCAGGCCGGGTTCGAGTCCGACGGCGCCGACAGCGGCATCCGGCAGACCTCCGGAACCGCCGCCGCCGCGAAGGTCGCCCCGCCGGCATTTCCCGCCGCGGGCGTCGGCCGGCCGGTGAACGATCTCGATTCATTCTTCACCCCCAGCCCCGCCTCTGCGCCGAAGACGGCCGCCGTGCAGGCCGCCGCCGTCCAGAGCGAGCCGGCGTCCGAGCCGAGCGTGACGGAGCGTCGCCCCGCCGCCCCGCGGAGCGCCTTCAGCGCCGCGGACTTCGGCTTCGGCCCGGTGACGCCCGCCGCCGCGACCGCCCCCGCCGGCGCCCCCGCCGCCGGGACGATTCGGACGGTTTCCGGCACGGACGACCCGTTCGCCGCGATGGCGGACCCGTTCTCCCCCAACGCCGACAGCGCCGAAGCCGACGGCGGCGAGGCCGACGGCCCGTCGCTCGCCGGCCCGGAGCCGACCGCGACGACCGCGGACGCCGCCGTCGAGTCGGACGCCGCCGTCGAGTCGGACGCCGCCCCGGCGATCGCTCCGGTCTCCGCCGCGGACCCGTTCGCCCCGAAGGGTCCGACGTCGCTTCCGACGCGGCCGAACCCGCTCGCCGAGCCGACCGACGCGGAGCTGCGCGTCGCCGAGGCCGCTCGCACGCCGTCCTCCCGCACTCCGGGCTTCCGCCTGACGGAACCGGCCCCCGTGCCCGCCCCGGCGATGCCGGAGCCGACGAGCGACGAACTGGCGAGCGACGAGCCGACCACTGAGGAGCCGACGACCGAAGAACCGTCCACGAACGCCGCCCTGGTCAGCACGATCGGCGTCGGCGGGGTCGGCCCGCAGCACGCCGAACTGAGCGCCACCTGGCGGCACGCCGGCCCGATTCGCGTCGGCCGGGTGTGCACCTCGGTCCTCACCGTTTCCAACGCCGGCCCGGCGACCGCCTACGGGGTGACCGTCACCGGCGACGTCTCCGAGAACATGGGTCTCGTCAGCGCCGAACCCTCCCCGGAGGACGGCGTCGACACTCCGCACCCGACCTGGACCTTCCCCACGCTGGCCGCCGGCGAGCAGCAGGAGATCCGCCTCACCTACAGTCCCACCGCCGTCGGCGGCGACGAGGATCCGACGCAGTCCAACCGGCTGGCCGCGATGGTCACCAGCCGCCTAATCGCCCGCGGCGCCCCGGTCGTCACCGAGCCCAAGCTGACGGTCGAACTGGAAGGCCCCCGCGACGTGCTGCTGGGCGAGCCGGCCACCCAGACGATCCTGGTCTCCAACCCCGGCACCGGCAGCGTCGACGAGGTCCTGATCGAAGCCGTCCTGCCCGAGGGCCTGGAGCACCGCGGCGGCCCGAAGCGGCTGACGATGAACATCGGCGCCCTCTCCGCCGGCGAAACCAAGCCGGTTCGCCTCGGCCTGCTGACGAGCCTCGGCGGCACGCAGACGATCACCGTGCAGGTCCGCGGCGAGGGCGGCCTGCAGGCCGAAACCGTCGCCGACATCGAGGTGATGAGCCCGCAGATCGACCTGGCGATCGACGGCCCCGGCCTGCGGTACGTCAACCGCGTCGCCACGATGATGCTGACTGTCTCCAACCCCGGCGACGCCGCCACCGACAACGTGCGGCTGGGCTACCGCGTGCCGGAGGGCTTCGAGTTCCTCTCCGCCGACCGCAGCGGCACCCACGACCCGGCCGGCCGCACCGTGCGGTGGTTCCTGGGCCAGGTCGAGGCGGGCGAGAGCGTGACCGCCACGGTCAACCTGAAGGCCGTCACCGGCGGGGAGCAGGTCCACCGGGCCGAGGTCTCCGCCAGCAGCCGGGCCAAGGCCGGCGCCGAGCACGTCACCCGGATCGAAGGCACCGCCAGCCTGGCCCTGACGATTGAGGACACCGACGACCCGGTCGAGGTCGGCGCCGAGACGCAGTACACCGTGACGATCTCCAACGAGGGCACCGCCCCCGCCAAGACCGTCGGCCTGGCCTGCCGCGTGCCGGAAGGCACGGAAGTCGGCGCCGTCCGCGGCCCCGCCGCCTACCGCACCGAGGGCGCCCTGATCCTGTTCGACAGCCTCCCGGAGCTGGCCCCCGGCGAGAAGGAAGTCTACACGCTGCGGATCAAGGGCCTGACCCCCGGCAGCAAGCGGTTCCAGACCCGCCTGGTCAGCGAGAGCATCAGCGAGCCGCTGATCCACGAGGAACTGACGAAGTTCTACGGGGAATGA
- a CDS encoding MBL fold metallo-hydrolase translates to MPVLPTPLSAFYQPRRQWLVGGPDEGGLALLPQFGAAGGRTLRPPNSYVLVFKQAGARKALLIDAPLRHALPGVRGLREEGVEIVGCLLTHADLAVRGDAYDALAAEFGLPFFLHPEDRHDPRVQGLLTEWEDPVEACEPGGPLAELPVEALHWPGRTPGSVMLHTPKFGGVLLAGDSVIAPGPMQPDDAPPLARPPAPPPPFSPTDDEVCDAWRTLLARWETDGAPRTLAPLHGAIHVDADVPALVRGMLNTAPDMTGVRDTA, encoded by the coding sequence TTGCCCGTTTTGCCCACGCCGTTGTCCGCTTTCTATCAACCCCGCCGGCAGTGGCTCGTGGGAGGTCCTGACGAAGGCGGGCTGGCGCTGCTCCCGCAGTTCGGGGCGGCCGGCGGACGCACGCTCCGCCCGCCCAACAGCTACGTCCTGGTGTTCAAGCAGGCCGGCGCCCGCAAGGCCCTGCTGATCGACGCCCCGCTGCGGCACGCCCTGCCTGGCGTGCGGGGACTGCGGGAGGAGGGGGTGGAGATCGTCGGCTGTCTGCTCACCCACGCCGACCTCGCCGTCCGCGGGGACGCCTACGACGCGCTCGCCGCGGAGTTCGGACTGCCCTTCTTCCTGCACCCCGAGGACCGCCACGACCCTCGCGTGCAGGGCCTGCTGACGGAGTGGGAGGACCCCGTCGAGGCCTGCGAGCCGGGCGGCCCGCTGGCCGAGTTGCCGGTCGAGGCGCTGCACTGGCCGGGGCGGACGCCGGGGTCGGTGATGCTGCATACGCCGAAGTTCGGGGGGGTGCTGCTGGCGGGCGACTCCGTGATTGCCCCCGGCCCGATGCAGCCGGACGACGCCCCCCCGCTGGCCCGCCCCCCGGCCCCGCCGCCGCCGTTCTCGCCGACCGACGACGAAGTCTGCGACGCCTGGCGCACGCTGCTGGCCCGCTGGGAGACCGACGGCGCCCCCCGCACGCTCGCCCCGCTGCACGGAGCGATTCACGTCGACGCCGACGTCCCGGCGCTGGTTCGCGGAATGCTGAACACGGCGCCCGACATGACGGGGGTCCGCGACACGGCGTGA
- a CDS encoding MBL fold metallo-hydrolase translates to MTSQIPVPEAARADESPADLTPGPVHEVLGDVAYRRLGIVNVTFVGSPGCGPGNWVLLDAGLPGTADRIREVAAERFGAPGSDAAAPCPPAAILMTHGHFDHVGVLEELAAEWDVPVYAHPAEAPFLSGRGSYPPPNPTAGGGLMSLSSVLFPRGPVNVGDRLRTLETDGGPDGGGPVPPLPGWRWLPTPGHTAGHVSFWRPSDRTLLSGDAVISTEQESAYAVATQRTEVHGPPMYFTPDWSAAAASARKLAALEPETLVTGHGRALSGRTMRAALRELADRFEEVAVPVA, encoded by the coding sequence ATGACCTCCCAAATCCCGGTTCCCGAGGCCGCCCGAGCCGACGAGTCCCCCGCCGACCTCACCCCCGGCCCGGTGCACGAGGTGCTCGGCGACGTCGCCTACCGCCGGTTGGGGATCGTCAACGTGACGTTCGTCGGGAGCCCCGGGTGCGGGCCGGGGAACTGGGTGTTGCTCGACGCCGGGCTGCCGGGCACGGCGGACCGCATCCGCGAGGTCGCCGCCGAGCGGTTCGGCGCCCCCGGGTCCGACGCCGCGGCGCCCTGTCCGCCGGCGGCGATCCTGATGACGCACGGGCACTTCGATCACGTCGGCGTGCTGGAAGAACTCGCGGCGGAGTGGGATGTGCCGGTGTACGCCCACCCGGCGGAGGCCCCGTTTCTCTCCGGCCGGGGGAGCTACCCGCCGCCGAACCCGACGGCCGGCGGGGGCCTGATGAGCCTCTCCAGCGTGCTGTTCCCCCGGGGCCCGGTGAACGTGGGCGACCGGCTGCGCACGCTGGAGACGGACGGCGGCCCCGACGGCGGCGGGCCCGTCCCACCGCTGCCCGGCTGGCGCTGGCTGCCGACGCCCGGCCACACGGCCGGGCACGTGTCGTTCTGGCGGCCCTCCGACCGCACGCTGCTCAGCGGGGACGCAGTGATCAGCACGGAGCAGGAAAGCGCCTACGCCGTCGCCACGCAGCGGACGGAGGTGCACGGCCCGCCGATGTACTTCACCCCCGACTGGTCCGCTGCCGCCGCCAGCGCCCGCAAACTCGCCGCGTTGGAGCCCGAAACCCTCGTGACCGGCCACGGCCGCGCCCTCTCCGGCCGCACGATGCGGGCGGCGCTGCGGGAGTTGGCCGACCGGTTCGAGGAGGTCGCCGTCCCGGTGGCCTGA